Below is a window of Nocardioides sp. S-1144 DNA.
GATGACCTCATTCGTTGCGTCGGGGGTGTCGGACCCTCATCGTGCCCGACCGCTCCCAACCGCTCAGTCGACGGTGGTGCGCACCGTCATCTCGGTCTCGGTGCTGACGGTCTGCTCCTGGCCGCCGGCCTCGACCCGGATGTCGGTGCGGCCGCTGGTGGTGACCTCGCTCGCGGTCAGGTTGCCGACCGTCCCGCGCATCGTGCCGGTCGAGGTGCCGTCGCCGGAGACGACCTCGAAACCCTCTGCCTCGCCGGGCTCGAACTCCTGGGTGACCTCGACCTCGATGACGTACTGGTCGCCCTCGAGGGAGACCAGCTCGTAGGAGGTCGTCTGCTGCACCTCGATGCCGTTCAGCTCGAGCGCGCTCGACGCCGTCCAGGTCGCGCCGGCCCCGAGCTCCTCCTCCGGGAACGCGACCGTGAGCGACGACGACTGGTCGGTGAGCTGCTCCATCGACTGGCGCACGGTGCTGGTCACACCGTCGGGGATGTCGATCTCGCTGTCGGTCACCTCACCGGACGGCGTGAAGGTGGTCGAGCCGGTGACGCCGGTCAGCTCCGACAGGGCGGCCTCGATGTCGGCGGCGGCGGGGTCGTCCTGGTCGGCGACCCGGGACTCGCCGTAGGTCGTGTCGACCCGGATCGCGTCGCCGTCGACGCTCACGACCTCGTTGGTGAGCGTCATCTCGATCGGCGGCACGTCGACGCTCTGGCCCGCGTCGACGTCCTGGTCGAGGGTCATCACGGTGGTCTCGGTGTGACCGACCTCCACGTCGATGACCAGCCGCGCGCGGGGCTCGGCGCCCTGCTCCTGGACCTCGACGACCGGCCCGTCCCCGGGCTCCGGGTCGTCACCGCAGGCGGCGAGGAGGGGGACCAGGGAGGCCACGCAGAGGACGGCGAGGGGTCGCTTCACACCTCGGTCCTACCCGGCTCGGAGGCCGTCCACGCCTCTCCCTCCGGAGGGGGCGGGGCCGCGGGGCGTGTGCGAGGCTGACCGGCATGTCGCTCACGGTCGTCCTCGCCGGCGGATCGGGTTTCCTCGGCGCCCACCTCAAGCAGGAGCTGCGTGCTCGTGGGCACGAGG
It encodes the following:
- a CDS encoding DUF6263 family protein; translated protein: MKRPLAVLCVASLVPLLAACGDDPEPGDGPVVEVQEQGAEPRARLVIDVEVGHTETTVMTLDQDVDAGQSVDVPPIEMTLTNEVVSVDGDAIRVDTTYGESRVADQDDPAAADIEAALSELTGVTGSTTFTPSGEVTDSEIDIPDGVTSTVRQSMEQLTDQSSSLTVAFPEEELGAGATWTASSALELNGIEVQQTTSYELVSLEGDQYVIEVEVTQEFEPGEAEGFEVVSGDGTSTGTMRGTVGNLTASEVTTSGRTDIRVEAGGQEQTVSTETEMTVRTTVD